A genomic stretch from Falco naumanni isolate bFalNau1 chromosome 8, bFalNau1.pat, whole genome shotgun sequence includes:
- the LOC121092415 gene encoding protocadherin alpha-C1-like isoform X10 — MRVYLMVFCLICCTANGKVVYSIAEETERGASVGNIEKDLGINAATLSARKFRMITGSSKQYFNINASTGALSVSERIDREQLCELKSVCLLNYELVLENPLELYRMEFKVLDINDNSPSFPLSEYHINVPEFLSPGARFTLPSAQDLDEGTNSVQNYTLSPDEYFHLEMQTRGDGSKYPELVLKKALDREQQATHRLVLTAKDGGDPLKSSDVPVIVTVLDTNDNAPKFEHSVYRASILENSPSGTLVVQVHATDLDEGPNGEIRYSFSNATSADLRQMFLIHPHTGEVTVNGVLAVQRSFLEMLIEARDNGAFGLSSTAKLLVEITDVNNHGPEITITSLSSPVPEDAVPGTVIALLSILDKDPGENGKVTCQIPDNLPFQLEPSFENYYSLITSGLLDRELISGYNITITATDLGSPPITTQKTLWVQISDVNDNPPVFSADTFDVFMEENNPLGAFLYQVSASDRDMGENGRVSYILRNATVAGSALASFLSVSLANGSIYAKHAFDFEQLRSFCFQVEAKDNGSPALSAAITVNVYILDQNDNAPAILYPTSQNGSVAVEVVPRLADEDYLVTKVVADDEDNAQNAWLSYHLAHSSDSTLFHLAPHSGELRTMRSMRSTDFLKHKVVVVVRDHGDPPLSSTVTVGILLADTLPQALPDFDDSGEPPPLLNTTNIYLIVSLACVSCIFAAFLLFLAIVRLCHCRTCCCSSCCRPADEYEKYCYSVHMLPSSHLPPDMLEVTGMGKLTHTYLYRASVGLGPSNSSIPNGDAGNVPSGSRLQVPGPCIQVQRVQSDRLSAVLVPKHPNPDWRYSASLRAGMQRT, encoded by the coding sequence ATGCGGGTCTATTTAATGGTCTTCTGCCTTATCTGCTGCACCGCGAATGGGAAAGTAGTGTATTCCATCGCCGAAGAAACAGAGCGTGGAGCGTCTGTTGGGAACATAGAGAAGGATTTAGGAATAAACGCAGCTACACTTTCAGCTCGGAAATTTCGCATGATCACCGGTTCAAGTAAgcaatattttaacataaatgcAAGCACAGGGGCTTTGTCTGTTAGTGAGCGCATAGACAGAGAGCAGCTTTGTGAATTAAAGTCTGTCTGTCTTCTGAATTATGAACTCGTGTTAGAAAACCCTCTAGAGCTTTATAGGATGGAATTTAAAGTCTTGGACATAAATGACAACTCCCCCAGCTTTCCCTTAAGTGAATATCATATAAATGTGCCTGAGTTCCTGTCACCGGGGGCACGGTTTACACTCCCCAGCGCCCAAGATCTTGACGAAGGGACGAACAGTGTCCAGAACTATACTCTGAGCCCTGATGAATATTTCCATTTGGAAATGCAGACACGTGGGGATGGGAGTAAATATCCTGAATTGGTGTTGAAGAAAGCCTTAGACAGGGAGCAGCAAGCTACTCACAGACTTGTCCTTACAGCCAAGGATGGTGGGGATCCTCTAAAGTCCAGTGATGTCCCAGTCATTGTGACTGTGCTGGATACCAATGACAATGCACCAAAATTTGAGCACTCTGTCTACAGGGCGAGTATTTTGGAGAACTCCCCCAGTGGCACTTTGGTAGTGCAAGTGCATGCCACGGACTTGGATGAAGGTCCAAATGGAGAGATCAGGTATTCATTTAGCAATGCTACTTCTGCTGATCTCCGGCAAATGTTCTTAATTCACCCGCACACTGGGGAGGTGACAGTCAATGGTGTTTTAGCTGTTCAGAGATCATTCCTTGAGATGCTTATTGAGGCAAGGGATAACGGGGCATTTGGCTTGTCCAGCACAGCTAAGTTGCTGGTGGAAATCACTGATGTGAACAATCATGGCCCAGAGATAACAATTACATCCCTTTCCAGTCCTGTTCCTGAGGatgctgtgcctggcacagTGATAGCTCTGCTGAGTATTTTGGATAAGGACCCTGGGGAGAATGGGAAAGTAACCTGCCAGATCCCTGATAACCTTCCCTTCCAGTTAGAGCCTTCCTTTGAAAATTACTACAGCCTGATCACCAGTGGGCTTCTGGACCGAGAGCTGATCAGTGGGTACAACATCACCATTACAGCCACAGACTTGGGCTCTCCACCCATCACCACTCAGAAGACCCTTTGGGTACAGATTTCTGACGTGAATGATAACCCCCCTGTCTTCAGCGCTGACACATTTGATGTGTTCATGGAGGAGAACAATCCACTTGGTGCTTTCCTCTACCAGGTCTCAGCATCTGACCGTGATATGGGGGAGAATGGCCGCGTCTCCTACATCCTCAGGAATGCCACAGTTGCAGGCAGTGCCCTGGCCAGCTTTTTGTCTGTGAGCTTGGCCAATGGGAGCATCTATGCAAAACATGCCTTTGACTTTGAGCAGCTTAGGAGCTTCTGCTTTCAAGTGGAAGCCAAAGACAATGGGTCACCAGCTCTGAGTGCTGCCATAACTGTAAATGTTTACATCTTGGACCAGAATGACAATGCCCCAGCTATCCTGTACCCCACCAGCCAGAACGGCTCAGTAGCTGTGGAAGTTGTGCCCCGCCTGGCTGATGAGGACTACCTGGTGACCAAAGTGGTGGCAGATGATGAGGACAATGCGCAGAATGCCTGGCTTTCCTATCACCTTGCCCACTCCTCTGACTCCACTCTGTTCCACTTGGCACCGCACTCTGGTGAGCTACGCACCATGCGCTCCATGCGCTCCACTGACTTCCTCAAACACAAGGTGGTTGTGGTGGTGCGGGACCATGGGGATCCACCACTTTCCTCTACTGTGACAGTGGGCATCCTGCTGGCTGACACCCTGCCCCAGGCACTGCCAGACTTTGATGACAGCGGGGAGCCACCACCACTGCTCAACACTACAAACATCTACTTGATTGTTTCCCTTGCCTGTGTCTCTTGCATCTTTGCAGcattcctcctctttcttgCCATTGTGCGGCTGTGCCATTGCCGgacttgctgctgcagcagctgctgccgccCAGCTGATGAGTATGAAAAGTATTGCTATAGCGTGCACATGCTTCCTAGCTCCCACCTCCCACCGGACATGCTGGAGGTCACTGGCATGGGTAAACTGACTCATACCTACTTGTACAGGGCATCTGTAGGTCTTGGGCCTAGTAACAGCAGCATCCCAAATGGTGATGCTGGGAATGTTCCCAGTGGCTCAAGGTTACAAGTGCCAGGACCCTGCATCCAAGTGCAGCGGGTCCAAAGTGATCGGTTGAGTGCTGTCCTTGTG